The genomic segment TGCATAcgtatttaataattaaattggaTAACTTCATAGGTGGGCACGTTTTAGGAAGGCATAGCATGTtaagtgattttctttttaaaaaaacctttgtGAAACCTAGAAATTATCGCtcgaatataataaaaaacaatatgtcaATCAAAACATCTTATAGTTCgatagttgaaaaaaataagtgttaATTGAAATAGCTTGTAATGCAGAGGGTggagaaggtttttttttcttttttttttttccgttaaATATTTGTACAAATACGTAAtcagttatttatttttcaaatgacaAACTGTTTCATCTTTCTAAACATGCTGTAGTTTATAAACTAGATGCTATTTCTCTTCATGTTGCGGATTTATGGTATGTTTGTATATTATTATGAGTTtgtggaaaaaatcataaaaaaatatatggagaaaAACAGTTATAAATCACAatgttttcaatgaaaaaactacaaagctaaattctcaaccaacttaatattaaaaaacctaaaataaaaaaatataattttagaaaaaatcataacaaaaatataaaaggaaaaaaaaacatgcagggAAACACTTTAGTAATCTGTAGTATTTAATGAAGAAATCTACAGttgtaattcttaaccagctcaatattaaaaataataaaattgataaatataatttttaaaaaaacataacaaaaaacaatcatgTGGGGGAATATTATAGCTATCCacggtgttttaaagaaaaaaatacgaagctaaattctcaaccagctcaatataaaaaaaaacgacaaagacaattataaaaaaaaacaaaaaaactataaaaaaaatcatgtggggaaatactgtagcaatccacggtgtttaaaaaaaaaattataaagctaaattctcaaccaactcaatattaaaaaaataaaatcgtcaaaaaacaattatgaaaagaagaagaagaagaagaagataattttgaaaaaaaaaagcaaaaagaaaaaaaatggaatataaaacatgtgaggaaagttatagctaaattcttaactaactcaatattaaaaaaaaaatcaacaaagataatttttttaaaaaaatatagggaaacactatagcaaaacaaaaatcatgttgagaaatattgtagcaatccacagtgtttttttttaaaaacaaaatgaaacaaaattctcaaccagcttaatatgaaaaaaaataaaattgacaaagatcattttggaaaaaaaaaggagaaaaaattcataaaaataataataataaaccatgtaaggaaatattgtagcaatccataatgttttaaagaaaaaaactatagatctaaattctcaactaattcaatattaaaaaaaatcaacaaaaataatttttaaaaaaacacaaaaaaaaataaaaaaaaaacaatcttgggaaaaaggaaaaaaaacatgtaaaactaaaaaagaaatgaaaaaaaaatatagagaaagcTATAATACTTTTCCCATACATTTTAGAGTATTAGTTAATATTTACActtgttgatttaattattgttacaGTAATGTATTCACACAAATATTCATAATCCAGCATGCTCtatgaaatataattaacaatagCTAATTCTCGTTTGAAAAATAGTGTTCATAGAGTGACAACATTGTTAATTGTAACAATATAATGGCGGTTTTGCGTATTAAAATCTTTTCACAAGCCATTAGGTGTTATTATACTAATTGAAGGTAAATAGatctttttaggttttaaaagAACAATGAAAAGCCCaaaatgttattaatttttttttaaaaaaactaggtaTCAATGAGCATTTTGGTACTTAGATAAtggaattttattattattatcataccAAATAAAAGGTAATTTgatgtttgattaaataaataaaaaaaaactctaagaGATGTAATTCAACTGATCAGGTTTTGAATTTGCTCATCAGATATCACCGGTTTGAGTCTCACAAAGTTTAAAACCACTGGAagtttatatgatcgttaacttcaagatttatgaaattaatcaagatacacATAAACTCACTTAAATACTcatattaatcttaaaaaaaaataaaaaaacaccgcATTGATGGTCAGAATTTAAACTTACCTTGACGTATGACATGTCTCCgtgcttttttgttttaaaaatcagaggtgaacaataaaaaataataataaaaccaaaccTAGAAGCGCGGAGGCTCATACACAATCGAGCTTTTTCTTGCAATGAATCAGACACGTTGTATATATaacttttgttttaaataaaaatatttaacctaagataactagtttttttattgtaaatttttcaTCGTTGATGAAAAACATTTCCTCGTACAACAACCACGGCAAACACTCCCCATGAAAttgttctttggtttttttttttacaagaaatcCCGATTGAAGGCCAAGGAATGGGGACATCTAAGGAGCCTAATCTCAAGTACAAAGAGCACAAGgctgtaaaaaaacaaaaggtaacaAAAATAGCCCAAAATAAAACCACAGGACTAGGTAATACAAAGAAGCTCAAGACACCAAACAAGCCCTATACTCACAGAGCTCAAGGGCAGCAAACTCCTCGATCAACTAAACAATCGATCTTATTGATCTTCACTTTTTTCCATGGATAATCTGCTCAACATCTTTTCGATCACCAGATCCGAACGGTGAGGCATCGGATCCTTGCCCATACTACGAGTTTTTTTCCCAAACAAATTGCTTACTAGTACAGCATATGTTCGTGCACATGATAAGTAAGAAAGAAATGGACGCGCCATTGACTTAGATTCTGATCAGTTCACCACTTGAGCTGAGGGGAGAAGGAGATTGTAGCGAAGGAACATCTAAAAAACCTTCTAACATTTCCAGTACCATCTTCATTGTAGGTCTCTTTGAAGGTTCTTCTTGAATACACCACATTGATACCTCTACCCACTTTTTCAGCCTCTCTTTGTCATCCATTGCCACCTTGTCGTTATCCACCAAATAATAAATTCTCCCTCCGATATAGCAATCATAAGCCCAGTCTGTAAGTAttgctctttcttcttctccttcttcaagGTCCATTACGACGCTCCTTCTGCAGCAAATGATCTCTAGTAACAGCACACCAAAACTGTAGACATCCACTTTAGCAGTTACAGGCACATTCTTGAACCATTCAGGGGCCACATAGCCTCGTGTTCCTCTGATCATCGTACGAGTCCGTGTTTGATTTGAGAGTAACAGTTTTGCCAATCCGAAGTCAGATATTCTTGCAGAGAAAGAGTCATCTAGAAGTATGTTTTGAGGCTTAATATCACAGTGGATGATTGGGAACTCACAGTCCCCATGCAAGTAGAGAAGCCCTCTTGCAACCCCCAATGCGATCTTGACTCTCTGATGCCAATCAGGTCTTGGAAGTGTAAAGAGGAAGTTTGCTAAAGTGCCATTGCTCATGAACTCGTATATCAAAAGCCGATGAAACCCTTCATCGCAGTATCCAAGCAACCGGACTAGATTCTTGTGATGAGTCTTCCCAATTGCACTCATTTCAGTCCTGAATTCCCTCTCCCTTTCTTGAGCCAACCTGTCCAACTTCTTGACCGCAATGGCGTTTCCTGAACTTGATCTCATGAAGCCTTTATAGACTATGCCAAAGGAACCCCTGCCAAGCTCTTCCATAAATCCATCAGTTGCTTCTTCAAGTTCCTTGTAAGTGAAGGAACgcaaagttgaaaaataaatgcttgAATCTGGCCCTGccttcttcatttttctctcgCGCCTTCTGAACAGAATTAGAAAAGTAACAAGCAGCAAAATCACGTTGAGAAATGCAGAACTACCCAGAAGGGCACCTAGTAGAACCGGTTTCTCTTTATCACTGCCAACGTTGCAATAAACAGAAGGAGGAACTTCTTTCCTTACTTTGAAGAGAATCTTTGCAAAACCTGTGCGCATGTATCTTCCATTGGAGAGAGGCAGCCTCTTCTTCCAACATCGACGACCATCAAAAATGGCAACAGCACATGAACAATCATATAAGCAAGCCTTTTCACATTGCGTCTGGTTGTATGGTGATAACGTTTCATAATCATTCAATGGCCAATTTACATTATCAAACTGCCTAATTTCGTATAACTCTTCTGGGTCTCCCCGTCCATCATCTAGTCCACACCCTTGTGGAAAAGTTGGTTTGCATCCGCCAAGTCTGTTGTTTGGATCCAGGAAAACATATCCAGGAGGACAGTCACAAGTGGGCTTcctattttcttgaattgagcAGTAGCTATTGAAACCACAAGGACCACTACCAATATCATTAAATATAGCCGTGCACATGTCTAAGGGAATGGATTGCACTGGCCACCAACCTTGGTTATTTGTAGAATTCTTTGGATGAGAATATTGAGTGAAGACTCCATCAAATCCCAAAGTTGCTCGGTAATAGTTATCACCAGTACTATAATTCATACGATTCCAGTCAGGAAACTGAGCAATTTCTCCATTCAGTTTAACTATGTAAACGTTTGCCGATTCATTGAAAACCAACTGATAGCCAGACTCATAAGGATCTGCATTATATGTATTACTGCTATAATAATGATCATATTGAAATTCACTAGGCCAAGCAATAGGATTGAGCTCGAGACTGCCATTCGAGAAGTTGAGCTCAAACCTTCCCTTAGAGTAGTTGGTTTCTGTTAATCTAGAAAACAGCTTGCTGCCCAAATCCAATGTTTGGGTTGGCAAGATAGTGTCTGTAGGATTCTTGAAAGTCTCCCAAATGTAAGTACTAGAATCGTTACCTTTAAGCACAAAGTTCCCTGTGTCAAGCATGGCAGCAGAGATTGCAGGGGTAGCTGGATTTGCCTGCCATATTATTAGACCTTTAGGATTCGTCAACACAAGATTGCTAGATGTCAGCTCAACTTTTGATCCTCTTGGAAGTGGGTTGTTTCCATTGGAATGCCAAACAATGGTCCTAGCTGGAATTATGTCGAACCAAACGGCGAGCAAGAAAAGGTTTGAATTGCCCAGTTGACGAAAACCAAAAGCAAAATCCCCTGATGGTGAAAGCCACGTATTTCCATTAGTGGTCAGTGATGAGCTCGGAGTTACTATCGCCATGGATAAATCGAGTTGAAGGGGAAGGATGAGAAAAAGAAGGATAGCAAAAGAAGCCATGGTAAGGTGACGTGTGATCTCAGAGAAGCTGTGGTGCAAGGTATT from the Populus nigra chromosome 1, ddPopNigr1.1, whole genome shotgun sequence genome contains:
- the LOC133687886 gene encoding G-type lectin S-receptor-like serine/threonine-protein kinase LECRK3, with product MAIVTPSSSLTTNGNTWLSPSGDFAFGFRQLGNSNLFLLAVWFDIIPARTIVWHSNGNNPLPRGSKVELTSSNLVLTNPKGLIIWQANPATPAISAAMLDTGNFVLKGNDSSTYIWETFKNPTDTILPTQTLDLGSKLFSRLTETNYSKGRFELNFSNGSLELNPIAWPSEFQYDHYYSSNTYNADPYESGYQLVFNESANVYIVKLNGEIAQFPDWNRMNYSTGDNYYRATLGFDGVFTQYSHPKNSTNNQGWWPVQSIPLDMCTAIFNDIGSGPCGFNSYCSIQENRKPTCDCPPGYVFLDPNNRLGGCKPTFPQGCGLDDGRGDPEELYEIRQFDNVNWPLNDYETLSPYNQTQCEKACLYDCSCAVAIFDGRRCWKKRLPLSNGRYMRTGFAKILFKVRKEVPPSVYCNVGSDKEKPVLLGALLGSSAFLNVILLLVTFLILFRRRERKMKKAGPDSSIYFSTLRSFTYKELEEATDGFMEELGRGSFGIVYKGFMRSSSGNAIAVKKLDRLAQEREREFRTEMSAIGKTHHKNLVRLLGYCDEGFHRLLIYEFMSNGTLANFLFTLPRPDWHQRVKIALGVARGLLYLHGDCEFPIIHCDIKPQNILLDDSFSARISDFGLAKLLLSNQTRTRTMIRGTRGYVAPEWFKNVPVTAKVDVYSFGVLLLEIICCRRSVVMDLEEGEEERAILTDWAYDCYIGGRIYYLVDNDKVAMDDKERLKKWVEVSMWCIQEEPSKRPTMKMVLEMLEGFLDVPSLQSPSPLSSSGELIRI